The following coding sequences are from one Streptomyces sp. NBC_01485 window:
- the crcB gene encoding fluoride efflux transporter CrcB: MTAPEADSLRTGAPRRTTGTGRLPVVAVVAVGGGIGAAARYAASLWWPTQTGGFPWTTFWVNVVGCAVIGVFLVLVTEAMTVHRLVRPFFGTGILGGFTTFSTYTVDIQRLVDAGRPGTALAYLAATLFAALAAVWLAATATRRALQRRRR, translated from the coding sequence ATGACAGCTCCGGAGGCCGACAGCCTCCGTACCGGCGCACCACGGCGCACCACCGGGACCGGTCGGCTCCCGGTGGTCGCCGTCGTGGCGGTCGGCGGCGGGATCGGTGCCGCCGCCCGCTACGCGGCCTCGCTGTGGTGGCCCACGCAGACCGGCGGCTTCCCCTGGACGACCTTCTGGGTGAACGTCGTCGGCTGCGCCGTGATCGGCGTCTTCCTGGTGCTCGTCACCGAGGCCATGACCGTCCACCGGCTGGTGCGCCCCTTCTTCGGCACCGGCATCCTCGGCGGCTTCACCACCTTCTCCACGTACACCGTGGACATCCAGAGACTGGTCGACGCCGGCCGCCCCGGCACGGCCCTGGCCTACCTCGCCGCGACCCTGTTCGCGGCGCTCGCGGCGGTGTGGCTCGCGGCCACGGCGACCCGCCGCGCCCTACAGCGGAGGCGGCGATGA